From Argopecten irradians isolate NY chromosome 12, Ai_NY, whole genome shotgun sequence, one genomic window encodes:
- the LOC138336340 gene encoding histidine-rich glycoprotein-like, protein MKLFGILVFVALVLVAPNDGKRPKKRRNIPIVEEVEKLKAKVEELTTKVQELQEQSRGVHIHIGDGHHDTEHHHSHHDNHHHTHDDDNNGDDSGSQEDNSESTETSEESTSTSDESDSSSSSDESDSTENSDDTQSAKHHDNGHHSNEHSHHGHHHDHHHNQHHRHHPNAENIYVNMKLQGGCHDDKHTKDHHEEEHEIHAHCEIMPNKEITDLAYRVRGHVKLSQKPGHDNISLDYNLRNLIPSHSHAVHIHEGGNMERCCDSLGGHYNPHRKQHGLPSSGEAFDSHVGDLGNVAADDEGNHISEQTMHADLLDMIGRSFVIHEGTDTGEGNQGRKIACCVIGRARENHHDDHSHHSHHGDHGHHNHHHHDDHEHDGDHDHGNHHHHDDQS, encoded by the exons ATGAAACTGTTTGGAATTTTAGTTTTTGTGGCATTGGTTCTAGTCGCTCCTAATGATGGCAAGCGACCGAAAAAGAGGAGAA ATATACCTATCGTGGAAGAGGTCGAAAAACTCAAGGCAAAAGTTGAAGAGTTAACTACCAAGGTTCAGGAGCTTCAGGAACAAAGCCGTGGCGTCCATATCCATATTGGCGATGGTCATCATGACACGGAACATCATCATTCTCATCATGACAATCATCACCATActcatgatgatgataataatggcGATGACAGCGGTTCTCAAGAAGACAACAGTGAATCCACAGAAACAAGCGAAGAATCGACGAGTACCAGCGATGAAAGTGACTCTTCGAGTTCCAGCGATGAGAGCGACTCCACCGAAAATAGCGACGATACCCAGAGCGCTAAACACCATGACAACGGGCACCATAGCAACGAGCATAGCCATCATGGACACCATCATGATCATCACCACAACCAACACCACAGACATCATCCTAATGCTGAGAACATTTATGTCAACATGAAACTTCAAGGTGGTTGCCATGACGATAAGCATACAAAGGATCATCATGAGGAAGAGCATG AAATTCACGCGCACTGTGAGATAATGCCAAACAAGGAGATCACGGACCTTGCTTACAGAGTCAGAGGGCACGTGAAATTGTCCCAGAAG CCCGGTCACGATAACATCAGTCTCGATTATAACCTAAGAAACCTGATACCAAGCCATAGTCATGCCGTGCACATCCACGAGGGCGGGAACATGGAGAGATGCTGTGACTCCCTAGGGGGCCACTACAACCCCCACCGTAAACAGCACGGTCTACCAAGCTCTGGGGAGGCATTTGACAG CCATGTTGGAGATTTGGGTAATGTCGCTGCTGATGATGAAGGCAACCATATCAGTGAGCAGACAATGCATGCCGATTTACTGGACATGATTGGACGATCCTTTGTA ATCCATGAAGGAACAGACACAGGAGAGGGAAACCAAGGAAGAAAGATAGCTTGCTGTGTGATCGGACGAGCTCGTGAGAATCACCATGACGACCATAGTCATCACAGTCACCATGGCGACCACGGACATCATAACCACCATCACCATGACGACCACGAACACGATGGTGACCATGATCATGGTAACCATCACCACCACGATGATCAGTCATGA